The Nocardia arthritidis genome has a window encoding:
- a CDS encoding tautomerase family protein produces MSLGQNASQVVRTMAMLSIAEHLDEVGSSTAAELASRVSSDPDMTYRLLRAGAALGFLRYDPTTSAFSGTSMLRVLHKDAPNSLKYAVQNGAGPAIWQSALRFPETVRTGRSQVVEALGSELFDYFGQHAEEAEIFSAAMTELSAPVIRSAIPLIDVGSAEFAVDVGAHSAAARGAGLSDDAIEDLVAARTPEGLDRTAQLAHDVALALVRDHDVSDGLYAEFLSDFGETRAVALLALIGQYLATCAVVTCFRVPAPGACPAQFSTRLTIRSNAMPLADIYLHQGVTTRDQRKAISDAIHAAMVDTLHIPDDDRFHYFHEFPEGTAFHEDVVFGLPRSNRLMCITLSFNNRTADTKKALFESLVDQLREKAGVPPEDVAFRIVETARENWWAAGRVIDARTGYDERMTTIVE; encoded by the coding sequence ATGTCGTTGGGGCAGAACGCGAGTCAGGTCGTGCGAACCATGGCTATGCTTTCGATCGCCGAACATCTCGACGAGGTGGGATCGAGCACAGCGGCAGAGTTGGCGAGCCGCGTGTCCAGTGACCCGGATATGACATACCGACTGCTTCGGGCCGGTGCTGCCCTCGGCTTCCTCCGGTACGATCCCACCACATCGGCCTTCTCGGGCACGTCGATGCTTCGGGTGCTACACAAGGACGCGCCCAATTCACTGAAATACGCGGTCCAGAACGGCGCCGGCCCGGCCATCTGGCAGTCCGCGCTGCGTTTTCCCGAAACAGTCAGGACGGGTCGTTCCCAAGTGGTCGAGGCGCTCGGATCCGAGCTGTTCGACTATTTCGGACAGCACGCCGAGGAGGCGGAGATCTTCAGCGCGGCGATGACCGAGCTGTCGGCTCCCGTGATCCGCAGCGCGATACCGCTGATCGACGTCGGCAGTGCCGAATTCGCCGTGGATGTCGGCGCCCACAGCGCAGCCGCACGTGGCGCCGGCCTGAGCGACGATGCCATCGAGGACCTCGTCGCCGCGCGCACTCCCGAGGGCCTCGACCGGACCGCTCAGCTGGCCCACGACGTGGCGCTCGCGCTCGTACGCGACCACGACGTATCGGACGGCCTGTACGCCGAGTTCCTGTCGGATTTCGGCGAGACGCGGGCGGTCGCACTGCTCGCCCTCATCGGCCAATACCTCGCAACATGCGCCGTGGTCACGTGCTTTCGCGTGCCCGCGCCCGGCGCTTGCCCTGCCCAATTCTCGACCCGACTCACCATCAGGAGTAACGCGATGCCATTGGCCGACATCTACCTTCACCAGGGCGTGACCACTCGCGACCAGCGCAAAGCCATCTCCGACGCCATCCACGCCGCGATGGTCGATACACTCCACATCCCCGACGACGATCGCTTCCACTATTTCCACGAATTCCCGGAGGGCACAGCTTTTCACGAGGACGTCGTGTTCGGACTCCCTCGTTCGAACCGCCTGATGTGCATCACGCTGTCGTTCAACAACCGCACGGCCGACACCAAGAAGGCCCTGTTCGAGTCGCTGGTCGACCAACTGCGGGAAAAGGCCGGAGTGCCCCCGGAGGACGTCGCGTTCCGCATCGTGGAGACCGCGCGCGAGAACTGGTGGGCGGCCGGTCGCGTGATCGACGCCCGCACCGGTTACGACGAGCGGATGACAACGATCGTCGAGTAA
- a CDS encoding VC0807 family protein, whose translation MSTTGADIMNEQIIAASRTPEQKRAALRRHLARQLIVELVLPIGGYYGLRAAGVNPWLALIAPGLLVGLFIAYRAIRERRVDMMALFALAMIAVGAVTSLLTGDPRTLFLRDSLIFGAIGLWMLGTLLTEHPSMRSAARAIVTAKIGEEGYRQWDARWDNDSRFRSQLRLLTLVWGLGFTLDALVRAVLAYTLPVDAVPLVSTLQWLVVLGGLLTFHIVYVTKKGLKV comes from the coding sequence ATGAGCACCACCGGAGCCGACATCATGAACGAGCAGATCATCGCGGCATCGCGCACGCCGGAACAGAAACGCGCCGCGCTGCGCCGCCACCTCGCGCGCCAGTTGATCGTCGAGCTGGTGCTGCCGATCGGCGGCTACTACGGCCTGCGGGCGGCCGGTGTGAATCCGTGGCTCGCGCTGATCGCGCCCGGCCTGCTCGTCGGGCTGTTCATCGCCTACCGCGCGATCAGGGAGCGTCGCGTCGATATGATGGCGCTGTTCGCGCTCGCCATGATCGCGGTAGGTGCGGTGACGTCATTGCTGACCGGTGATCCCCGCACGCTGTTCCTGCGTGACAGCCTGATCTTCGGCGCCATCGGCCTGTGGATGCTGGGCACCCTGCTCACCGAGCATCCGTCCATGCGCAGCGCCGCCCGCGCGATCGTCACCGCGAAGATCGGCGAGGAAGGCTACCGGCAGTGGGATGCCCGCTGGGACAACGACTCCCGTTTCCGCAGCCAGCTGCGGCTACTGACGTTGGTGTGGGGCCTCGGCTTCACCCTCGACGCCCTGGTGCGCGCGGTGCTCGCCTACACCCTCCCGGTCGACGCGGTCCCGCTGGTGAGCACCCTGCAGTGGCTGGTCGTCCTCGGCGGTCTGCTGACCTTCCACATCGTCTACGTCACCAAGAAGGGCCTGAAGGTCTGA
- the lysA gene encoding diaminopimelate decarboxylase produces MTLLDIFPSLKTGMPSRLDPAVWPQDTHYDGDGRITLGGVALADIADQYGTATYVLDEDEVRARCRAYRKAFPEAEIIYAGKALMIRAVAEWVTQEGLSVDVCSAGELAIALAAGVDPQRIVMHGNGKSFDELETAVKAGVGRIVVDSLTEITLLSALATKPQKVLLRLSPGIDVHGHPAVKTGVLDQKFGFPIGSDTAAEAVERILRQSNLRLVGFHCHLGSQIHDPDHYGEAVRRMVAEMAHVRQDHGIILTELDLGGGHAVAYRAGDAEMNLSELADIIDDALDAACARHHFPRPAIAMEPGRAIVARAGVTLYRVLSIKHVADGHSYVTVDGGMGDNARVALYGARYHVVVANRHPCGPQMTATVAGRYCEAGDVLAVDVQLPADLRPGEVLAMPCTGAYHHSLASAYNSVGRPPIIAVRDGRCRELIRRETVEDLLAREVGC; encoded by the coding sequence GTGACGCTGCTCGACATATTCCCCTCGTTGAAGACGGGAATGCCTTCGCGCCTCGATCCCGCGGTATGGCCGCAGGACACGCACTATGACGGCGACGGCAGGATCACCCTCGGCGGTGTCGCGCTCGCCGATATCGCCGATCAATACGGCACCGCGACCTACGTCCTCGACGAGGACGAGGTGCGGGCTCGCTGCCGGGCCTACCGCAAGGCCTTCCCCGAGGCCGAAATCATCTACGCGGGTAAGGCATTGATGATCCGGGCGGTGGCGGAATGGGTCACCCAGGAAGGCCTCTCGGTAGATGTGTGCTCGGCGGGCGAACTCGCCATCGCACTCGCCGCGGGCGTCGACCCGCAGCGAATCGTCATGCACGGCAACGGCAAATCCTTCGACGAGCTGGAAACCGCGGTCAAGGCGGGCGTCGGGCGCATCGTGGTGGACTCGCTCACCGAGATCACCCTGCTGTCCGCGCTGGCCACCAAGCCGCAGAAGGTGCTGCTGCGCCTGTCCCCCGGCATCGACGTGCACGGGCACCCGGCCGTGAAAACCGGTGTGCTGGACCAGAAATTCGGCTTCCCGATCGGCAGCGACACGGCCGCCGAGGCGGTGGAGCGCATACTGCGGCAGTCGAATCTGCGACTGGTCGGCTTCCACTGCCACCTCGGCTCGCAGATCCACGACCCCGACCACTACGGCGAGGCGGTGCGCCGGATGGTCGCCGAGATGGCGCACGTCCGCCAGGATCACGGCATCATCCTGACCGAACTCGACCTCGGCGGCGGCCATGCGGTGGCCTACCGCGCGGGCGACGCCGAGATGAACCTGTCCGAACTGGCCGACATCATCGACGACGCGCTCGACGCGGCCTGCGCCCGCCACCACTTCCCGCGACCCGCCATCGCGATGGAACCGGGCCGGGCGATCGTGGCCCGCGCCGGGGTGACGCTGTACCGGGTGCTGTCCATCAAACATGTCGCGGACGGGCACTCCTACGTCACCGTCGACGGCGGTATGGGCGATAACGCGCGGGTCGCGCTGTACGGCGCCCGCTACCACGTGGTGGTGGCCAACCGGCACCCGTGCGGACCGCAGATGACCGCGACGGTCGCGGGCCGCTACTGCGAGGCGGGCGACGTGCTCGCCGTCGACGTGCAACTGCCCGCCGATCTGCGGCCGGGTGAGGTGCTCGCCATGCCGTGCACCGGCGCCTACCACCACAGCCTGGCCTCGGCGTACAACAGCGTCGGACGCCCGCCGATCATCGCGGTGCGCGACGGGCGCTGCCGGGAGCTGATCCGCCGGGAGACCGTCGAGGATCTGCTGGCCCGCGAGGTCGGCTGCTAG
- a CDS encoding TetR/AcrR family transcriptional regulator, which translates to MQARSSSTKQDRTFTENARRAQVVEAAIEVIAEHGMPNASFAKIAKHAGLSSTGMISYHFRGKDDLIREVVAEIMRIAIGFVTTELEGETDYMARLRGSITANLALLDEYPKHMRALNSIVANAQPDDLSKFGLLERVAEFGRIQAERIREAQRAGVFREFDAEIMVLAMRGAIDAAIGRAAIDPGFDTAACARELADLFENATRKQV; encoded by the coding sequence ATGCAAGCAAGAAGCAGCTCGACTAAGCAAGATCGCACTTTCACCGAGAACGCGCGCCGCGCGCAGGTGGTGGAGGCCGCGATCGAGGTGATCGCCGAGCACGGCATGCCGAACGCTTCATTCGCGAAAATCGCCAAACACGCCGGGTTGAGCAGTACCGGCATGATCTCGTACCACTTCCGCGGCAAGGATGACCTGATCCGCGAGGTGGTTGCCGAAATCATGCGCATCGCAATCGGATTCGTGACCACCGAACTCGAGGGCGAGACCGACTACATGGCCCGGCTGCGCGGAAGCATCACCGCCAACCTGGCTTTGCTCGACGAGTACCCCAAACATATGCGGGCGCTGAACAGCATCGTCGCCAATGCCCAGCCCGATGATCTGAGCAAATTCGGCCTGCTCGAACGCGTCGCCGAATTCGGCCGTATCCAGGCGGAGCGGATCCGGGAGGCGCAGCGCGCGGGGGTGTTCCGGGAATTCGACGCCGAGATCATGGTGCTGGCCATGCGGGGCGCGATCGATGCCGCCATCGGCCGCGCCGCCATCGACCCCGGGTTCGACACCGCGGCCTGCGCCCGCGAACTCGCCGACCTCTTCGAAAATGCGACAAGGAAACAAGTATGA
- the orn gene encoding oligoribonuclease: MSDKYVVWMDCEMTGLRLDSDKLIEVAALVTDSDLNILGEGVDIVIHADDAALAAMPPVVAEMHARSGLTDEVRNSTVTLADAEQKILDYIREYVPTPGTVPLAGNSIATDRGFIARDMPLLDEHLHYRMIDVSSIKELCRRWYPRIYFGQPEKGLSHRALADIKESIRELEYYRRTAFVPAPGPSTADIAAVAADLSGPPAPQNSTSETD, from the coding sequence GTGTCCGACAAATATGTGGTGTGGATGGATTGCGAGATGACCGGGCTGCGGCTCGACAGCGACAAGCTGATCGAGGTGGCCGCGCTGGTTACCGACAGTGATCTGAACATCCTCGGTGAGGGCGTGGACATCGTGATCCACGCCGACGACGCGGCCCTGGCCGCCATGCCCCCCGTCGTCGCCGAGATGCACGCGCGATCCGGCCTCACCGACGAGGTCCGAAACTCCACCGTCACGCTCGCCGACGCCGAGCAGAAGATCCTCGACTACATCCGCGAATACGTGCCGACCCCCGGCACCGTGCCGCTGGCAGGCAACTCCATCGCGACCGATCGGGGCTTCATCGCCCGCGACATGCCGCTGCTGGACGAGCACCTGCACTACCGGATGATCGATGTGAGCTCCATCAAAGAGCTGTGCCGCCGCTGGTATCCGCGCATCTACTTCGGCCAGCCGGAGAAGGGCCTCTCGCACCGCGCGCTAGCCGACATCAAGGAATCCATCCGGGAGCTCGAGTACTACCGGCGCACCGCCTTCGTCCCCGCCCCCGGCCCCTCCACCGCCGACATCGCCGCCGTCGCCGCCGACCTCAGCGGCCCCCCGGCCCCACAAAACAGCACGTCGGAAACCGATTAG
- a CDS encoding helicase HerA-like domain-containing protein gives MTSPQEKAAAARKAAEEAARKAAEAAAAAEAAEAEAAAQKADAETTPPQESSASQKESKTSASQADSKPGAAQEIAAGYAFDGAALELGTVLVDGRVDPTARVRIPMRTMNRHGLVAGATGTGKTKTLQGIAEQLSRAGIPVVLADVKGDLSGLSKPGESNDKIVARAAETGDPDWQPTGYPVEFVSLGTNGIGVPIRATITSFGPVLLSKVLGLNETQESTLGLIFHWADKNGLALLDLKDLRAVITHLTSPEGKEDLKGIGGVSAATAGVILRSLVNLESDGGDTFFGEPELDPADLLRTAGGQGVITLFELGAQAARPVMFSTFLMWVLADLFQTLPEVGDMDKPKLVFIFDEAHLLFADASKAFLDQVEQTVKLIRSKGVGVFFCTQLPTDIPNPVLSQLGARIQHALRAFTPDDQKALSKTVRTYPKTGNYDLEKALTSLGTGEAVVTVLSEKGAPTPVAWTRIAPPRSLMDTIGDDAIKSRSLSSSLYSKYGQTIDRESAYEILAAKVAAAQQTPEAPPAPGRTSKKEEETTAERIMNNPAVKNFLRSAATAAGREISRSIFGTRRR, from the coding sequence ATGACCAGCCCCCAGGAGAAAGCGGCCGCGGCCAGGAAAGCGGCGGAGGAGGCGGCCAGGAAGGCGGCGGAGGCGGCGGCTGCCGCGGAAGCCGCCGAGGCGGAGGCGGCCGCGCAGAAGGCCGATGCGGAAACAACTCCGCCACAAGAAAGTTCCGCGTCGCAAAAGGAATCGAAAACGTCTGCGTCGCAGGCCGATTCGAAACCCGGTGCCGCGCAGGAGATCGCCGCCGGATACGCATTCGACGGCGCCGCACTGGAATTGGGCACGGTCCTGGTCGACGGACGGGTGGATCCCACTGCGCGGGTGCGGATTCCGATGCGCACCATGAACCGCCACGGGTTGGTCGCGGGCGCCACCGGCACCGGTAAGACCAAAACGCTGCAGGGCATCGCCGAGCAGCTCTCCCGCGCCGGTATTCCGGTGGTGCTCGCCGACGTCAAGGGTGATCTGTCCGGATTGAGCAAACCGGGTGAGTCCAATGACAAGATCGTCGCCCGCGCCGCGGAGACCGGCGACCCGGACTGGCAGCCGACGGGCTATCCGGTCGAATTCGTCTCGCTCGGCACCAACGGCATCGGCGTGCCGATCCGTGCGACCATCACCTCCTTCGGCCCGGTTCTGCTCAGTAAGGTGTTGGGGCTCAACGAGACTCAGGAATCGACGCTGGGGCTGATCTTCCACTGGGCGGATAAGAACGGCCTGGCGCTGCTCGACCTGAAGGATCTGCGCGCCGTCATCACCCACCTCACCAGTCCGGAGGGCAAGGAGGATCTGAAGGGCATCGGCGGCGTCTCGGCGGCCACCGCGGGCGTGATCCTGCGTTCGCTGGTGAACCTGGAGTCCGACGGCGGCGACACCTTTTTCGGTGAGCCGGAACTGGATCCGGCGGATCTGTTGCGCACCGCGGGCGGACAGGGCGTTATCACGCTGTTCGAATTGGGCGCGCAGGCGGCGCGGCCGGTGATGTTCTCCACCTTCCTGATGTGGGTGCTCGCCGACCTGTTCCAGACGCTGCCCGAGGTCGGTGATATGGATAAACCCAAGCTGGTGTTCATCTTCGACGAGGCGCACCTGCTGTTCGCCGACGCCTCGAAGGCGTTCCTCGATCAGGTGGAGCAGACCGTCAAGCTGATCCGCTCCAAGGGCGTCGGCGTATTCTTCTGCACCCAGCTGCCGACGGATATCCCGAATCCCGTTCTCTCCCAATTGGGTGCGCGCATCCAGCACGCGCTGCGCGCGTTCACGCCCGACGATCAGAAGGCGCTGTCCAAGACGGTCCGCACCTATCCGAAGACCGGAAACTACGATCTGGAAAAGGCTTTGACCTCACTCGGCACGGGTGAGGCCGTCGTGACGGTGCTTTCGGAGAAGGGCGCGCCGACTCCGGTGGCGTGGACCAGGATCGCGCCGCCGCGCTCGCTGATGGACACCATCGGCGATGACGCGATCAAATCCCGGTCGCTGTCCAGTTCGCTGTACAGCAAGTACGGCCAAACCATCGACCGGGAGTCGGCATACGAGATCCTGGCCGCGAAAGTCGCTGCGGCGCAACAGACTCCGGAGGCGCCGCCGGCGCCGGGGCGTACCTCGAAGAAGGAGGAGGAGACCACCGCGGAGCGGATCATGAACAATCCGGCGGTGAAGAACTTCCTGCGCTCGGCGGCGACGGCGGCGGGCCGGGAGATCAGCCGCAGCATCTTCGGCACCCGGCGGCGCTGA
- the cmrA gene encoding mycolate reductase (Catalyzes the final step in mycolic acid biosynthesis.), whose product MSLPSPTADNRAVVTGASSGIGTALAAELAARGYSLILIARRGELLTELAQRLTLAHGVTAEVRAVDLSDRDQRGGLAEELAARDIAILCNNAGVATFGPIAGLDLAHERAVMELNAVAVHDLTLAVLPGMIARGGGGILITGSAAGNMPIPNNATYAASKAFTNSFAESLRGELKGSGINVTLLAPGPVRTDAPEQTEAFVASNKIPEFIWVSAETTARMSIDALARNKMRVVPGLISKGMSVAGQYGPRALTAPIAGAFYKKLGG is encoded by the coding sequence GTGAGCCTGCCCTCCCCCACCGCGGACAATCGCGCCGTCGTCACCGGCGCCTCCTCCGGCATCGGCACCGCCCTCGCCGCGGAACTGGCCGCCCGCGGCTATTCGCTGATCCTGATCGCCCGCCGCGGCGAATTGCTCACCGAACTGGCCCAACGGTTGACCCTCGCGCACGGCGTCACCGCCGAGGTGCGCGCGGTCGACCTGTCCGACCGCGACCAGCGCGGCGGACTCGCCGAGGAATTGGCCGCCCGCGATATCGCGATCCTGTGCAACAACGCCGGCGTCGCCACCTTCGGCCCGATCGCCGGACTGGACCTGGCGCACGAGCGCGCGGTAATGGAGCTGAACGCGGTCGCCGTGCACGATCTCACGCTCGCCGTCCTACCGGGGATGATCGCCCGCGGCGGTGGCGGCATCCTGATCACCGGTTCGGCGGCCGGAAATATGCCCATCCCGAACAACGCCACATACGCGGCGAGCAAGGCGTTCACCAACAGCTTCGCCGAATCGCTGCGCGGCGAGCTGAAGGGCAGCGGTATCAACGTCACGCTGCTGGCCCCGGGCCCGGTGCGCACCGACGCGCCCGAACAGACCGAGGCCTTCGTCGCCTCCAACAAGATTCCCGAATTCATCTGGGTATCCGCCGAGACCACCGCGCGGATGTCCATCGACGCGCTGGCCCGCAACAAGATGCGGGTGGTGCCCGGACTCATCAGCAAGGGTATGAGCGTCGCAGGCCAGTACGGCCCGCGCGCGCTCACCGCGCCCATCGCGGGCGCCTTCTACAAAAAACTGGGCGGATGA
- a CDS encoding 2'-5' RNA ligase family protein — protein MFMVDQLKRRWPVDWTKLHIYFVPDSAEIKPLVDAYRGIIDDVEFVSPQPDEWLHATLMVVDGIAARDVPGPQRAELVERLQRAAAEVPSFEVTCGPAVAGRSSIALDLVPDRDFTELRNRVTTAAGEIFGPEAVRYQNGRPHITLAYARGKGDSGPLQTRLRNATDRRAPLTVNNIRLVDVLVDFENLQFRWEELAVLSLHN, from the coding sequence ATGTTCATGGTCGACCAGCTGAAGCGTCGCTGGCCGGTGGATTGGACCAAATTGCATATCTATTTCGTGCCGGATTCGGCCGAGATCAAACCCCTGGTCGATGCTTACCGCGGCATCATCGACGACGTGGAGTTCGTATCGCCACAGCCGGACGAGTGGCTGCACGCCACTCTCATGGTGGTCGATGGCATCGCGGCACGGGATGTGCCCGGCCCCCAGCGAGCGGAATTGGTTGAGCGGCTTCAGCGGGCCGCCGCCGAGGTGCCGTCCTTCGAGGTGACATGCGGGCCTGCGGTTGCGGGTCGCAGCAGTATCGCCCTTGATCTGGTGCCCGATCGCGATTTCACCGAACTCCGTAACCGTGTGACAACCGCGGCCGGTGAAATCTTCGGACCGGAGGCAGTTCGGTACCAGAACGGCCGCCCGCACATCACGTTGGCCTATGCCCGAGGAAAAGGCGACTCCGGGCCGCTCCAGACCAGATTGCGCAATGCGACCGACCGCAGAGCGCCACTCACGGTGAACAACATTCGCCTGGTAGACGTCCTGGTCGACTTCGAAAATCTTCAATTCCGCTGGGAAGAATTGGCGGTCCTATCGCTACACAACTGA
- a CDS encoding SDR family NAD(P)-dependent oxidoreductase, whose amino-acid sequence MANAYVVTGGGRGIGQAIVTRLLDAGHAVVVVERDEQSFEWAGGQVIPVIGDATSAETAERAADLAQRAGTFAGWVNNAAVFADASIDSASATRTLELINANLAPAVVGCTTAVQRFLAAGTGGSIVNMTSHQAQRAVPGALPYSTAKAAIEGLTRAVAVEYGGRGIRANAVAPGSVETERYTEFLAGLDNSIAERVRDQMATLHPIGRVATTDEVAAVVAFLLSPAASFVNGASIPVDGGRSVLALDPEAR is encoded by the coding sequence GTGGCGAACGCATATGTGGTAACCGGCGGTGGGCGCGGAATCGGGCAGGCGATCGTGACGCGATTGCTCGACGCCGGGCATGCCGTCGTAGTGGTCGAACGAGACGAGCAGTCATTCGAATGGGCTGGCGGGCAGGTGATTCCGGTCATCGGTGACGCGACGTCGGCGGAAACCGCAGAGCGGGCCGCCGATCTCGCCCAGCGGGCGGGAACATTCGCCGGATGGGTCAACAACGCGGCCGTATTCGCGGACGCCTCGATTGATTCGGCCTCCGCCACAAGGACCTTGGAATTGATCAACGCCAATCTCGCACCGGCGGTTGTCGGTTGCACAACGGCCGTCCAACGCTTCCTGGCCGCCGGAACCGGCGGCTCGATCGTCAATATGACATCGCATCAGGCACAGCGGGCCGTACCGGGCGCCCTGCCCTACAGCACCGCGAAGGCCGCGATCGAAGGGCTCACCCGGGCGGTGGCGGTGGAGTACGGCGGCAGGGGAATCAGGGCCAACGCCGTCGCGCCGGGTTCGGTCGAGACCGAGCGCTATACGGAATTCCTTGCCGGACTGGATAATTCAATAGCCGAACGGGTGCGGGACCAGATGGCGACACTGCACCCGATCGGCCGGGTCGCCACCACCGACGAGGTAGCGGCCGTCGTCGCCTTCCTGCTGTCTCCCGCGGCGAGTTTCGTCAACGGTGCGAGCATCCCGGTCGATGGCGGCCGATCCGTGCTCGCCCTGGATCCCGAAGCGCGATGA